CATTTATTAAAATAATTTCATAAGAAATATCTAACTTAAAAAAAACCTTTTTTAGCCTTAAACATAACTCTTCTATAGTTTTAGAACACCTATATAAAGGGATTACAACCGATATTTCTATTTCTTTTTTCACCTACAAAAAACTCTCAATTCCTAATTCATAACTCTTTAAACCAAAACCTAAAATAACCCCTTTACAAACCGGAGATAAATAAGATTTATGTCTAAAAGTTTCTCTATTATGTACATTAGAAATATGCACCTCTACAACTGGTGTTGTAATACCACTTATAGCATCTGCAATAGCTACAGAAGTATGTGTATAAGCACCTGCATTAATAACAACGCCATCAAAACTAAAACCAACTTCGTGCAATTTATCGATGATAGCTCCTTCACTATTCGACTGAAAATAAGACAACTCTACATCATTATATTGTAATTGAAGAGTTCTAAAATAATCTTCAAAAGTTTGTGAACCATAAATTTCTGGTTCTCTTTTTCCTAATAAATTTAAATTAGGTCCGTTTAGTATAAGTAGCTTCATACATCAAAAATACATTTTTTAAACAAAAAAACGGAAGCTTTTCAGCTTCCGTTCGTAAATATAATCAATATTTCTATTTTAGATTCCGAACATTACGCCCAAACTAATATTATTAACATCTATTCCGTCATTTGTAATTCCAGAATATGAAAGATTTAACTGTGTAGTATTTCCTATCTTATAACCAACAACTGGTCTGTAATAAAAACCACCATCTAAATCATCACTTAAACCTATTGCATAACCAAGGTTTGCGCCCAAAATAAATTTCTCTGAAACATTAAACCTTGCTGCACCAGATATTGGTAAAAAAGAAGCATCAGAAACCTCTATAGATTCACCTCCAAATACATCTACATCTTTTCCAAAAAAGTGAGAATATTGTACAGATGGACCTAAAGTAAAGCCTTCTGCAACAGGAAACATATAATTTAACTCTGCTCCTAAAGTTAATCCATAAAAATCATTGGCATCACCTGTAGGTATCCCTATATTTAAACCTCCATTTAAAACACCTTCTTGTGCATTTACACTACTTACACTCATGATTGCTAAAAAAGCAACTACCATTAATTTCTTCATAATTTTTAAATTTTTAAGTTCTCTACAAAACTAAGTCGATACTACTTTTTACATGAACGGTAAAGATTTAAAAGTTGACTCAAATGAAATAGTTTGACTTTTGGGCATAAAAAGTATCTCATAATTATTAGATTCCACCAATTTGATAATTATGTTTTTATACATTTACATCATGAAATGGAAAAATGCAATTAGAGATTTTCAACTATTTTTAAAAATAGAAAGAGGCTTATCTCAAAATACAATTGATAGTTATACACGAGATTTAGAGAAATTGATTTTGTTTTTAGAAGAAAACGAAATCTCTCACTCTCCTATTACTATAAATGAAGATTCCATTCAGCAATTTATTTATGAGATTGCTAAAAAAGTAAACCCTAGAAGTCAGGCACGAATTATTTCGGGTTTACGAAGTTTTTTCGATTATCTCATTTTTGAAGATTATAGAGAAGTTAATCCCACAGATTTAATTGAAGCACCAAAAATTGGAAGAAAATTACCAGATACCTTGTCTGAAGACGAAATTAATCAATTAATTACTGCCATCGATTTAAGTCATCCGCAAGGAGAAAGAAACCGAACCATTTTAGAAACCATGTACAGTTGTGGTTTGCGTGTTAGCGAACTTATCACTCTAAAAATTTCTGATTTATTTTTTGAAGAAGGTTTTATACGTGTTATTGGTAAAGGAAATAAACAGCGTTTTGTGCCGATTCATTATAATGCTCAAAAATATATTTTAAGCTACATTAAAGCTATTAGAGCACACATAAACCCACAAAAAGGTTTTGAAGATACTGTTTTCTTAAACAGACGCGGTAAAGGATTAACCAGACAGATGATTTTTATCATTCTAAAAAATCTGGCTACAGAGATAGACTTAAA
The nucleotide sequence above comes from Polaribacter butkevichii. Encoded proteins:
- the aroQ gene encoding type II 3-dehydroquinate dehydratase — encoded protein: MKLLILNGPNLNLLGKREPEIYGSQTFEDYFRTLQLQYNDVELSYFQSNSEGAIIDKLHEVGFSFDGVVINAGAYTHTSVAIADAISGITTPVVEVHISNVHNRETFRHKSYLSPVCKGVILGFGLKSYELGIESFL
- the xerD gene encoding site-specific tyrosine recombinase XerD; the protein is MKWKNAIRDFQLFLKIERGLSQNTIDSYTRDLEKLILFLEENEISHSPITINEDSIQQFIYEIAKKVNPRSQARIISGLRSFFDYLIFEDYREVNPTDLIEAPKIGRKLPDTLSEDEINQLITAIDLSHPQGERNRTILETMYSCGLRVSELITLKISDLFFEEGFIRVIGKGNKQRFVPIHYNAQKYILSYIKAIRAHINPQKGFEDTVFLNRRGKGLTRQMIFIILKNLATEIDLKKKISPHTLRHSFATHLLKNGADLRAIQQMLGHESITTTEVYVHLDKSYLKEIVETYHPRK